The stretch of DNA CGCTGTACTCCAGGTAGGATATCATGCGTTGTTGCAGTATAAGCTTGTCTGGCCGTATCTGCTGCCTCCCAGAACCCAGCAAAGTGTTGCGTTTGACAATCCAAAgtccaaacacaaacatatattgtTTTAACCAGTGGTTACACATTCAGTTTGGTTAATCAACACAAGACAACTCAATCCACAAAACTACATATACTACTCTTATTTACATGTAATGTCACCTCAAGGCAGAACGGATGAACCACTGAGCAGAGCCACcacattcacaggtacatatgcaaGTTATCATCCGTATATGTGAGCTTACAAATACTACTGCATAACTTAGTCGTGCAAGTTATCATCCGTATGTATGAGCTTACAAATACTACTGCATAACTTAGCCTTCCACACTTCCAATACATCTCAAACAAAACGGTTTCGTTCCAGACCATGCCACACCGTGCATCACACCCACAGAACACCCAATCCGTGTCTGTCTAACAtattgttacatgatgaatcgaATATACAAGTACATACACCAACACAATGCCCCCTTCCGTTCCTCGGTTATACAACACAGGCTTACACAAATTACATCAGCAAAACACTCACACTGTACATCCGGAGTCGCTACCACCTTTGGTCAACTATTATTGATACCTTCTTTGCCTTTGAACTTGCTTGTGAACGGGTCGTCTTCGTATCTAGTTGCCCCACCAGAAAGAAAGAGGAGAGGGAGAGAATATACTGCAGCAATCTTCATGATAAAAGTATAGTTTACATCTAGTTTGTTTCATCTGGGACCCGGTCTACCACGATTGCTCCGTGCCGTCATTACCTGTAACGTTTCTTTTTTTACATGCATAGAAGGAAGCCATAAACAAGAATGTGCAAGGTTGTCAAGGATAAGGAAAAATATGACTTTTCCCGTATGCTACCTTTTCTTCTTGGTCTTTTCGCTAGAGGAAGCTGTGTTGCTGCTGTGCCAGTTCCTTTTGCGTTGGTTGATGAACCAATTGTTAATCTGCTTCAGTTGTAACCCCGTCTCCTGCACCAGGCGAGCCTTGTCGTCTTCCTGGATGGGTCAGGCAGGAATTGTTCGTCATGGACAGAAACTAATAGCAAGATGAAGCTTGGAAATGGTAGTGTCACGTACGGTAGGGTACGGCCACTTGGAATGAGCTTGCCACCAGGCTTTCAATGTAGCTGCAGTATCCCCGGGAAGTTTACCAGCTCTCCTCTTGCGCATGATCTCCTCCCTGATATCAACCAGCTTTTCTTTGTACCCCTAGAGGTAGGAAGTTTTTGTTAGTCAACGAAATGTTTCCGTCAAACATGATGGTCACTCTTCAGCCATGAATGATGCAATGAAGCACTTTTTAGGCTGCAATGTTATTACCTGTTTAAGCTCACTCTTCAGCTCATGTCGAACACGTTCAATCAAAGACCGTTCACCCTCGGTCAATATCAGGGGACCAAAGCCCATACCATCTGACCCATCGTTTCCATCAAACATGTTGGCCTCACTATCCACTTGGTTATCTTCATCATCAGACATAGTCGCCCCAGTGCCTTCACCAGGAGATGCCCCTGCAGGATCAATCCACAGAAGCACAACTCAGTTTCCCATGTATTCTATTTCTGATAATCAACACTTCCTTATCCTCAAAAAACATGTGTTCTAATTGTAAAACATATAAACATCTGAAAGACTAAACCATCTTAAGAAATGCGCAGATTAAGTTCCAAAACATTAAGGTATGCAAAGTGAATTCTTATATACATAGTCAGCCCTGTGACTGAAGCTGTGATTGATAAAAACTGTTGCTGAAACCTCGAACATGACAGTAAAATTATGCCATCTGTGGCCCACAAAGGCACACAAAACGGAAAGCCGAAAAACATACAAGCATAGGTCAAATTTAAGTTATGGGAAAGAAGACTTTGGCAGGCAGACCAGAGCATCCTAATCATTCATTCATCACAACAGATTAAAAGTTCCCTCCCAAATATGCTCGATACTTAATGCATGTTAAACAAATCCAGACTAACTGTTGATATCTATTTCATGAATGGGTCTTGATTTCATAAATAACTTAAGTAGATTAAGTAATGTGGCTTCCACATGTGCACTAGCTAGTATACCTAAGAAGATACACCCTTTATATTGTATTGTAAGGACAAAGCCTTTATATAGTAATTGTAAGGACAACGATTTTCCTGCCTATTTTTACAATAATAAGACGTGCATGTTAATTTACTGATGTTTTCGTTGTTTCCCTCATTTATCAACCTTCCCTTCTCCTTAATTAAAAGTACCAATTCACTAGTAATTGCCTCTGCAAATTCCAAGGCGTTTTATAATTTGAAACGCAGGGCGTAAGTATAATAACATATGGTCATATCTGTGGTCATGAATGGTACTTTGAGTGTAACTTAATGTCATTTTGGCAGCTGTAAAGAGGTAAGGCGGGGAGGGGGGAAGGGGTCTCCTTTTCTCTTTAATTTTGCTGCAAGTTGCCTGCATAAAGTTCAGCTGGCACAGGAAAATGATTTATTTGTTGGGCTAGTACCACATCTGATGAATTCAATATCGGCCTGTTGTGTAGGTGGAGGTGGAATTTAGCGAAAAGTGAAGGGATGTGGCAGGAGATTTTGAGAAAGAATTAAAGCAATTACAATCTAGGATTTGACAGGTTGCTAGAAGTGCTGCTGATACAGCATGTTCGGCTGATTTGGTAAATGACATATCTTGGTATCTGCTTAGCGGAGTTATGAAAATAGGTAATGAAAGGCAGACTGGCTTCTGGGATATATACTTGGCACGGCTACAGGCTTCTGAGCCAAAACAATCCTGACCTGTTTGCAATCAGTAATGATCTTGGATGCAGTGTCAGGCAAAGGGCAGATAAGAGGGTGGCAATGTAACTTTAGGAGATGGTTGGGGGGACATTTGCAAGGACAGGCTGCAGTACTGCGAACTGAGCTCAGGGTGGCTCTGAACGAAAATGCAGCTGTACCCTGCTGGACATGTATGCAAGCGGACGGCGTCCGCGAAACAAAAATTGCACTAATCTTCATTACTTTAATAACCGTGTTAGTGCAAACTTTCTGTTCGCGGACGGTCGAGGACATGCAGACGCCGTCTGCTTGCATCCCTAAGGCCAAGCTGGCAAGTTCACTGTCTATAAGCACGTATCAGACTATGGTCCTGATTGACATTTAAGCATCTTTGAAAAGCCAAAATTCCAGAAAAGATTAAAAATTTGGTTCTGGCTGATCTGGCATAATCCCATAGTAACCAATGACAACATGGTAATAAGGCCATGGGCAGGGGACCCTCTGTGTGGCGTTTGTCCTCAACATGAGAGCATCACCGCTTGTACTTTGGCTGGCCTGCTTCTAAATGCATGTGGTGTTTGGAGCAGATGGATTGGTGCAGGGGCAGGCCTGGTGTTTCTCAAAGTATTTTTGGTGGATACCCAGAAATCTTCCTGCCAATCAGAAGATCCAGATTGTTGGCCTTGCAGCATTATGCTGGGATATGTGCAGCTTAGATAGAGCTTGTTTTAAAATAAAAAATTAATTAGATCACCAGCGGAAATAATTTGCTACTCGTGCAGTTGTGATATTTCCTGTTGTATTGGGCAGGTCTTCAAAATGCCGATGATCGAGCAGCCCTAGGAATGGGGGCGGTGGCACTGCATCTTCAAGCGCCTGCCCCGCATGATGATGGTGTGCATGAAGCTGGAGGTGAAAACCTGCATATTACTCATCCTGGGCCTGCTGAAGGAGATGGTCGTGTGATCCTTCTCATGGTGCACTTGATGACCGAGAGTGTTTTGATGGATGCTCGCTCTTGCTGTTCATGATCCTGAAAGTTGCTGGTTGGCTTAGGTGTTAGGCATCTTTTGTACACGGTGTTGGCTGGAGTGCCGTTTTTGCAGCCCTTGGTGCTTTATGCCTCTCTGGCTGTAAATCTAGATCGAACCTCTAGTGCTGCTAGTGTTAGGGCGGTAGCTGAACTACTTTTGTATTCTGTTTTTGCACTGGATCTCTGCACCGTTATCGGTAAGATAGTGGAACCAGGTCCTTTCTTGGATCGTAAGGAATACAAGTATAATAA from Triticum dicoccoides isolate Atlit2015 ecotype Zavitan chromosome 6A, WEW_v2.0, whole genome shotgun sequence encodes:
- the LOC119316241 gene encoding homeobox protein knotted-1-like 2 isoform X2, translating into MSFHYPDHGLAMDAAAAAASSPNPSFSPGGGGGEREKAAIAAHPLYERLLEAHVACLRVATPVDQLPRIDAQIAARPPPLAAAAAAAGGPSGGEELDLFMTHYVLLLCSFKEQLQQHVRVHAMEAVMGCWELEQSLQSLTGASPGEGTGATMSDDEDNQVDSEANMFDGNDGSDGMGFGPLILTEGERSLIERVRHELKSELKQGYKEKLVDIREEIMRKRRAGKLPGDTAATLKAWWQAHSKWPYPTEDDKARLVQETGLQLKQINNWFINQRKRNWHSSNTASSSEKTKKKR
- the LOC119316241 gene encoding homeobox protein knotted-1-like 2 isoform X1, which translates into the protein MSFHYPDHGLAMDAAAAAASSPNPSFSPGGGGGEREKAAIAAHPLYERLLEAHVACLRVATPVDQLPRIDAQIAARPPPLAAAAAAAGGPSGGEELDLFMTHYVLLLCSFKEQLQQHVRVHAMEAVMGCWELEQSLQSLTGASPGEGTGATMSDDEDNQVDSEANMFDGNDGSDGMGFGPLILTEGERSLIERVRHELKSELKQGYKEKLVDIREEIMRKRRAGKLPGDTAATLKAWWQAHSKWPYPTEDDKARLVQETGLQLKQINNWFINQRKRNWHSSNTASSSEKTKKKRNVTGNDGTEQSW